A single region of the Malus sylvestris chromosome 8, drMalSylv7.2, whole genome shotgun sequence genome encodes:
- the LOC126631179 gene encoding uncharacterized protein LOC126631179 has product MAQGMQNRDKKVDELEKQVGQIAEFMGQFREQGKLPSSTIANPKGGFETVNAIMLRSGTQVGAKPKSSKSSHDEDEKLLQEEAQGPKLTAKDEQSLPPPSIPPKPSQTTKVSPNSTFSSSIPLNVPFPGRFRQSKKEEAKKDILETFRKVQVNIPLLDAIKQVPRCD; this is encoded by the exons atggcgcagggaatgcaaaatagggacaaaaaggtggacgagttggagaaacaagtagggcaaattgccgagttcatggggcagtttcgagagcaaggcaagttgcctagctcaaccattgcaaatccaaaaggaggctttgaaaccgtcaatgcaatcatgttgagaagtggtacacaggttggagccaaaccaaaatcatccaaatcaagtcacgatgaggatgaaaagttgctacaagaggaagcacagggaccaaaactcacggccaaggatgaaCAATCCTTGCCACCACCATCTATCCCTCCTAAGCcgtcccaaaccaccaaggtaagtccaaattcgactttttctagttccattccactaaatgtgccctttcctggcaggtttaggcaatcaaagaaggaagaagccaagaaggacattctagagacctttcggaaagttcaagtcaatattccgctccttgatgcaattaagcaagtcccgag ATGTGATTAA